One Desulforhopalus sp. DNA segment encodes these proteins:
- a CDS encoding transporter substrate-binding domain-containing protein, with the protein MPEKPQKCAWLKKTARNWRIAAVLLCTLLSLTISAGGATEPASNPSESKAAAEDTPLAFTPAEQAWLQSKPMVSIAVMNDWPPLNFVAPGGEPVGIGADLLHLLVGKLGLTVRIVPGPFKDNLQAVREGRLDALMDVSPKPEREAYLNFTKPYLTIPHVFVGRAEGPYYTDAAQLAGKTVAMEEGFYGVKHFHDNHPEVTIRQYADTAACLAAVSQGEVEAYAGNRAVAGYLITRDLLTNLRIMGRLNQAGSVLAIGTRKDLPELAGIFTKALANISQGEHLAILQKWTKGGTAKVTAELTEEEQAYVAEHPVVRVAATGNWPPFEYLDSSGSYRGISADIFRLVAERVGLRPEIHSEPWPVLYGMLKNKALDVSPGMSPSPERSREFLFTRPYLSSLIGIWVRSGEEGIKTIDDLNGETVAVKEDFYLAEQLTKKYPGINLLRHPSTLEALKAVTVGQAAAYLGVDAVGSYLVDRYLIKGLRLVGYVEEDPMELAIGVRGDAHMLHDILVKGLETVSDREVNEIRNQYVGDVDGFEAVVRIGTADRQWLAGHRQMRLGIDPDWLPFEAINEHGEYLGVVSEYVGWLNTTLDVAMAPLANANSTEIMRRVENGEIDVIAAFSPTPERRRHLLFTQPYLTIPMILVTRVDAPFVGGLADLQGKRVAVAEGYMGEEFLRRDFPGIDLRRYGNLGDCLAAVAAGEADAAFDNLASTTYAMRAKSLDRLKIAATTAYNFELCFAVRKDWPQLVKILDQALTILPRQNRLAFYDRWSNVNIHSRVDWTAVRRIAGGLSFTALIVISLVIWWNRRLAAEIAERRRVEEALRLTRGELQQIFDNAQVGILLVRDGPDGYRGNARLTEILGYQKRSPGQVDGAAAEIHLSPGHQALFAKEYLPKLAEGRQVQIERLVSRQDGTGIWCSLSGKALDRRLPPDLTAGVLWVVDDISKRREAERLVKDQVMFQAALIDTIPNPIFIKDADARFAGCNRAYETAFGVDRDQVIGKTMVDLEVFPEDFRTDHHIEASELIASGGMRRRQLSLPFADGRDHHVLYWLAGFDLSDGRRGGLIGVMVDITELREARDAAEQATRAKSDFLANMSHEIRTPMNAIMGMTHLALATELTPKQRDYLQKIDSSARSLLRIINDILDFSKIEAGRLDIEQTDFLLEDVLDSVGTVVQVKAEEKRLELLFKVDGEVPMGLVGDPLRLGQILINLAGNAVKFTERGEIVLTIRVKWRDDERAMLHFAVHDTGIGMTTEQCDRLFQSFSQADSSTTRRFGGTGLGLAICKRLAELMGGEIGVSSQPDKGSTFWFTALFGLRQKARIEPRSLAADFRDMPVLVVDDNQAARDILSDSLTSMGFAPTAVASGAEAVTALLASDGTRPFKLVLMDWKMPGMDGIETVEKIRRHPQLTAIPTIIMVTAYGREEVMQQAKKAGLDGFLVKPINQSVLFDTIMEIFGHPVARQRTQPRSADLTPEVLSRIGGARILLVEDNEINQQVAAELLAQARLFVDIAGNGKEAVAMVKSSAYDAVLMDIQMPVMDGYAASREIRADGRFAALPVIAMTANAMAEDREKSLAAGMNDHISKPIDPLQLYHTLARWIRPGERPLPELAEPPTAEDEAAAMPELPGFDTVRALARMGGSVRSYRKTLAKFVAGEAEAMARVQASLAAGQRLDARREAHTLKGVAGNIGATALQEEAAELEARLAASDGEVAASLLQRVEERLHATLRIIEAALAAGELPPSAAGPSRETIADLLDELDRRIDNFDASAGEWSEKLIAGLQASPLQQQAVELGQLLESYRFDEAKELLARLRTGLDVPPMS; encoded by the coding sequence ATGCCGGAAAAGCCGCAAAAATGCGCGTGGTTGAAGAAGACCGCCAGAAACTGGCGTATTGCCGCAGTGTTGCTTTGTACCCTTCTGTCCCTTACCATCTCCGCCGGTGGCGCCACCGAACCGGCTTCAAATCCCAGCGAAAGCAAGGCAGCTGCCGAGGACACGCCGCTTGCCTTCACTCCCGCCGAACAGGCCTGGTTGCAGAGCAAGCCAATGGTCTCCATAGCGGTGATGAACGATTGGCCGCCGCTTAATTTCGTCGCCCCGGGAGGCGAACCGGTGGGCATCGGTGCCGATCTCCTGCATCTCCTCGTCGGCAAGCTCGGCCTCACCGTGCGCATCGTTCCCGGGCCGTTCAAGGACAATCTCCAGGCGGTTAGGGAAGGCAGGCTCGACGCCCTGATGGACGTCTCACCGAAACCGGAGCGGGAGGCCTATCTCAACTTCACCAAGCCGTACCTCACTATTCCCCATGTCTTTGTCGGCCGGGCCGAGGGCCCCTATTATACCGACGCGGCGCAGCTTGCCGGCAAGACGGTGGCCATGGAAGAGGGCTTTTACGGTGTCAAACACTTTCACGACAATCATCCGGAGGTAACCATTCGCCAGTATGCCGACACCGCCGCCTGCCTGGCCGCGGTGTCGCAAGGCGAGGTCGAGGCCTACGCCGGCAACCGGGCGGTGGCCGGCTACCTCATTACCAGGGATCTGCTCACCAATCTCCGCATCATGGGCCGGCTCAATCAGGCCGGGTCGGTCCTGGCCATCGGTACCCGCAAGGATCTCCCGGAATTGGCGGGGATCTTCACCAAGGCCCTGGCAAACATCAGCCAGGGCGAGCACCTGGCCATCCTACAAAAATGGACGAAGGGCGGCACCGCCAAGGTTACCGCCGAATTGACCGAGGAAGAGCAGGCCTATGTCGCCGAACATCCGGTGGTGCGGGTGGCCGCAACCGGCAACTGGCCGCCCTTCGAGTATCTGGACAGCTCGGGAAGTTACCGGGGCATCTCCGCCGACATCTTTCGCCTGGTGGCCGAACGGGTCGGCCTGCGCCCCGAAATTCACAGCGAGCCCTGGCCGGTGCTCTACGGCATGCTCAAAAATAAGGCTCTGGATGTCAGTCCGGGGATGAGCCCTTCTCCCGAGCGAAGCCGGGAGTTTCTCTTCACCCGGCCCTATCTCAGCTCGCTCATCGGCATTTGGGTACGATCCGGGGAAGAGGGTATCAAGACCATCGACGATCTCAACGGTGAGACCGTGGCGGTGAAAGAGGATTTTTATCTGGCCGAACAACTCACCAAAAAATATCCAGGCATCAACCTGCTCCGCCATCCCTCCACCCTGGAGGCGCTTAAGGCAGTAACAGTCGGCCAGGCCGCGGCCTATCTCGGCGTCGATGCGGTTGGCAGCTATCTTGTCGACCGCTATCTCATCAAGGGGCTGCGGCTGGTTGGCTATGTCGAGGAAGACCCGATGGAACTGGCGATCGGCGTGCGCGGCGATGCCCACATGCTCCATGACATTCTCGTCAAGGGCCTGGAAACCGTCTCTGACCGGGAAGTCAACGAGATCCGCAACCAGTATGTCGGCGACGTCGACGGTTTCGAGGCGGTGGTGCGGATTGGCACGGCGGATCGTCAATGGCTGGCCGGCCATCGGCAGATGCGCCTTGGTATCGATCCGGACTGGCTGCCTTTCGAGGCGATCAACGAGCACGGCGAATACCTGGGAGTCGTCTCCGAGTACGTCGGCTGGCTCAACACCACCCTCGACGTCGCCATGGCCCCTTTGGCCAATGCCAATTCGACGGAGATCATGCGCCGGGTCGAAAATGGCGAAATCGATGTCATCGCCGCCTTTAGTCCGACTCCGGAGCGGCGCCGCCATCTCCTGTTCACCCAGCCCTATCTGACCATTCCGATGATTCTCGTCACCCGGGTCGATGCCCCCTTTGTCGGTGGACTCGCCGATTTACAGGGCAAGCGGGTGGCAGTGGCGGAGGGCTATATGGGAGAGGAATTTCTCCGCCGTGATTTCCCGGGTATCGATTTGCGCCGCTACGGCAATCTCGGCGATTGTCTGGCCGCCGTGGCCGCCGGGGAGGCCGATGCCGCTTTCGACAATCTCGCCTCGACAACCTATGCCATGCGCGCCAAATCCCTGGATCGCCTGAAGATCGCCGCGACCACCGCCTACAATTTTGAACTATGTTTCGCGGTGCGCAAGGACTGGCCGCAACTCGTCAAAATCCTCGACCAGGCCCTGACCATCCTGCCCCGACAAAACCGGCTGGCCTTTTACGATCGCTGGAGCAACGTCAATATCCATTCCCGGGTGGATTGGACAGCGGTGCGCCGTATCGCCGGGGGCCTGTCGTTTACCGCCCTGATCGTCATCTCGCTGGTGATCTGGTGGAACCGCCGTCTCGCCGCCGAGATCGCCGAACGGAGACGGGTTGAGGAGGCACTGCGCCTGACTCGCGGTGAGTTGCAACAGATCTTCGACAATGCCCAGGTTGGCATCCTCCTCGTCCGCGACGGACCGGACGGGTATCGCGGCAATGCCAGGCTTACGGAGATCCTCGGCTACCAAAAACGCTCGCCCGGGCAAGTTGATGGTGCGGCGGCGGAAATTCACCTGAGCCCAGGCCATCAAGCCCTGTTTGCCAAGGAATATCTGCCCAAACTTGCCGAAGGTCGCCAGGTGCAGATCGAGCGGCTGGTGTCACGCCAGGACGGCACCGGGATATGGTGTTCGCTGTCCGGCAAGGCCCTTGACCGGCGGCTACCCCCCGACCTGACGGCCGGAGTACTCTGGGTGGTCGACGACATCAGCAAGCGTCGCGAGGCGGAGCGCCTCGTCAAGGACCAGGTGATGTTCCAGGCGGCGCTGATCGACACCATCCCCAACCCGATATTCATCAAAGACGCCGATGCCCGTTTCGCCGGCTGCAACCGCGCCTATGAGACCGCTTTCGGGGTTGATCGCGACCAGGTCATCGGCAAGACCATGGTCGATCTCGAGGTTTTTCCGGAGGACTTCCGTACCGACCACCACATCGAGGCCAGCGAATTGATCGCCAGCGGCGGGATGCGGCGCCGGCAGCTGAGTCTTCCTTTTGCCGATGGCCGGGACCATCATGTCCTCTACTGGCTGGCCGGTTTTGATTTGTCCGATGGCCGGCGCGGCGGTTTGATCGGGGTCATGGTGGACATCACCGAACTACGCGAGGCCCGCGACGCAGCCGAACAGGCGACCAGGGCCAAATCCGATTTCCTGGCCAATATGAGCCATGAGATCCGCACGCCGATGAACGCCATCATGGGCATGACCCACCTCGCCCTGGCCACCGAACTTACCCCGAAGCAGCGCGACTACCTGCAGAAGATCGATAGCTCGGCCCGGTCGTTATTGCGGATCATCAACGATATCCTCGATTTTTCGAAAATCGAGGCGGGGCGTCTGGATATCGAACAGACCGATTTCCTGCTTGAGGATGTCCTCGACAGTGTCGGCACCGTGGTTCAGGTCAAGGCCGAGGAAAAACGCCTGGAGCTGCTATTCAAGGTCGATGGCGAGGTGCCGATGGGGCTGGTCGGCGACCCCCTGCGCCTTGGACAAATCCTCATCAATCTGGCCGGCAACGCCGTCAAGTTCACCGAACGCGGAGAGATCGTCCTGACCATCAGGGTAAAATGGCGCGATGACGAGCGGGCCATGCTGCATTTTGCCGTCCACGATACCGGCATCGGCATGACCACCGAACAGTGCGACCGGCTCTTCCAGTCCTTCAGCCAGGCCGACTCCTCGACGACCCGGCGCTTTGGCGGCACCGGCCTGGGTCTGGCGATCTGCAAACGTCTGGCCGAACTGATGGGCGGAGAAATCGGCGTGTCGAGCCAGCCGGACAAAGGCAGTACCTTCTGGTTTACCGCCCTGTTCGGCCTCCGGCAAAAAGCCCGTATCGAACCGCGCAGCCTGGCCGCCGATTTCCGGGATATGCCGGTCCTGGTGGTCGACGACAACCAGGCCGCCCGTGACATCCTCAGCGACAGCCTGACCAGCATGGGCTTTGCTCCGACCGCCGTAGCCTCCGGAGCCGAGGCGGTGACGGCGCTCTTGGCAAGTGATGGCACCCGGCCGTTCAAACTGGTGCTGATGGACTGGAAGATGCCCGGCATGGACGGTATCGAGACGGTGGAGAAGATTCGCCGGCATCCCCAGCTCACCGCAATTCCGACGATCATCATGGTCACCGCCTACGGCCGGGAAGAGGTGATGCAGCAGGCGAAAAAGGCCGGGCTCGACGGCTTTCTGGTCAAACCGATCAACCAGTCGGTGCTCTTCGACACCATCATGGAGATCTTCGGCCATCCCGTGGCCCGGCAGCGGACCCAACCCCGGTCCGCCGACCTGACGCCGGAGGTGCTGAGTCGTATCGGCGGGGCGCGGATCCTCCTGGTCGAGGACAACGAAATCAACCAGCAGGTGGCCGCGGAATTGCTCGCCCAAGCGAGGCTGTTCGTCGATATCGCCGGCAACGGCAAGGAAGCGGTGGCGATGGTCAAAAGCAGCGCCTACGACGCGGTGCTGATGGACATCCAGATGCCGGTGATGGATGGCTATGCCGCCAGCCGGGAGATCCGCGCCGACGGCCGCTTCGCCGCCCTGCCGGTCATTGCCATGACCGCCAATGCCATGGCCGAGGACCGGGAAAAAAGCCTGGCCGCCGGAATGAACGACCATATCAGCAAGCCCATCGATCCTCTTCAGCTCTACCATACCCTGGCCCGCTGGATCAGACCCGGCGAAAGGCCCCTGCCGGAGTTGGCGGAGCCGCCCACGGCGGAGGACGAGGCGGCGGCGATGCCTGAGCTCCCCGGCTTCGACACGGTACGGGCCCTGGCCCGGATGGGCGGCAGTGTCCGGAGTTATCGCAAGACCCTGGCGAAATTCGTGGCCGGCGAGGCCGAAGCGATGGCCAGGGTGCAAGCAAGTCTCGCCGCCGGCCAGCGGCTTGACGCCCGGCGTGAGGCCCATACCCTCAAGGGGGTGGCCGGCAATATCGGCGCCACCGCCCTGCAAGAGGAGGCGGCAGAGCTGGAGGCCCGGCTGGCGGCAAGCGACGGGGAGGTGGCAGCTTCTCTCCTTCAGAGGGTCGAAGAGCGGCTGCACGCTACGCTCCGGATCATCGAGGCGGCTCTGGCCGCCGGCGAGCTGCCGCCATCGGCCGCCGGCCCGAGCCGCGAGACGATCGCCGACCTCCTCGACGAACTAGACCGGCGTATCGACAATTTCGATGCCTCGGCCGGCGAATGGAGCGAAAAATTGATTGCCGGTCTGCAGGCTTCACCACTGCAGCAACAGGCGGTGGAACTCGGCCAGCTGCTCGAGAGCTACCGATTCGACGAAGCAAAAGAGCTGCTGGCCAGACTGCGGACCGGGCTCGACGTGCCACCGATGTCCTAG
- a CDS encoding Rrf2 family transcriptional regulator, producing the protein MQFSVGVEYAFHSLFYMIDLPQGKTVGIRQIAELNAITETYLSKVFARLSKAGIVRSVPGVKGGYELAKPADGISFWDIIEAIEGPSYFFQCAEIRKKNIFVDDPSVFTDKCPCLIKVVIQEAEEAFRNSLRAKSLRWLYDQVHGDFPDDKKKAITGWMKAL; encoded by the coding sequence ATGCAATTCAGTGTTGGGGTAGAGTACGCTTTTCACTCACTATTTTATATGATCGACCTCCCTCAGGGAAAGACCGTCGGCATCAGACAGATCGCAGAATTGAATGCAATTACCGAAACATATCTGTCAAAGGTCTTTGCCAGGCTGAGCAAGGCGGGGATCGTCCGTTCCGTTCCAGGCGTTAAGGGAGGCTATGAGCTGGCTAAACCCGCGGATGGAATCTCCTTCTGGGACATTATTGAGGCTATCGAGGGTCCCTCCTATTTTTTTCAATGCGCCGAGATTCGCAAAAAGAATATCTTTGTCGATGATCCATCGGTCTTTACCGACAAATGTCCATGCCTGATCAAGGTGGTTATCCAGGAGGCGGAAGAAGCGTTTCGCAACAGCTTGCGGGCTAAATCCCTGCGCTGGTTGTACGACCAGGTACACGGTGATTTTCCAGACGACAAGAAGAAGGCCATCACCGGTTGGATGAAAGCACTTTAA
- a CDS encoding pyridoxamine 5'-phosphate oxidase family protein, with translation MFDDKFKEVVSKEGVVSIVSCADNEAHVVNTWNSYLVLADEARILLPAWAMRKTEKKVDKNPHVLLTLGSKEVAGRMGQGTGFLVTGTARFVSSGPEFAMMKEKFSFLTRVLEVTVSSVKQTI, from the coding sequence ATGTTTGATGACAAATTTAAAGAGGTCGTAAGTAAAGAGGGTGTTGTATCGATAGTGTCATGCGCCGATAACGAAGCCCACGTGGTAAATACCTGGAATTCTTATCTGGTTCTCGCAGACGAGGCGAGGATCCTTCTCCCGGCCTGGGCCATGCGAAAGACCGAAAAGAAGGTGGACAAGAATCCCCATGTGCTGCTCACCCTGGGAAGCAAAGAGGTGGCGGGGCGCATGGGTCAAGGCACGGGCTTTCTTGTTACCGGTACTGCCCGATTCGTAAGCTCCGGGCCGGAGTTTGCTATGATGAAAGAAAAATTCTCTTTTTTGACACGGGTCCTTGAGGTGACGGTTTCCTCGGTAAAACAAACCATTTAA
- a CDS encoding two-component system response regulator yields MNQSHPCATILAIDDTPANIDVVKAVLSADYLIQAAVNGPMALKIIDRQPPDLILLDIMMPEMDGYEVCRRIKANPRTRDIPVIFLTALTEEEEETRGLALGAVDYITKPISPAILRERVKTHISLKAARDQLQRQNEVLEEKVVERTRQMEELQDVAMVAMGSLAEARDPETGNHIRRTQHYVRLLALRLKEHPRFSEFLTPENITMLFKSAPLHDIGKVGIPDSILLKPGKLTDEEFTRMKEHPRFGRDAIAAAIHTITTASNFLVFAQEIAYGHHEKWDGSGYPEGLRGDAIPVAARLMAIADVYDALISRRVYKPPFSQEKTVDIIREGRGSHFDPDMVDAFLAITEDFYAIARRYADSEEQVHDKVERLQP; encoded by the coding sequence ATGAACCAGTCACATCCGTGTGCTACCATCCTGGCGATTGACGACACCCCGGCCAATATCGATGTCGTCAAGGCGGTGCTTTCCGCCGACTACCTGATCCAGGCGGCGGTGAACGGGCCAATGGCCCTGAAGATCATCGATCGCCAGCCGCCCGATCTGATTCTCCTCGATATCATGATGCCGGAGATGGATGGCTACGAGGTCTGCCGACGGATCAAAGCCAACCCAAGAACCCGCGATATTCCAGTGATTTTTCTCACCGCGCTGACCGAGGAGGAGGAGGAAACGCGGGGGCTGGCCCTTGGCGCGGTGGACTATATCACCAAGCCGATCAGCCCGGCCATCCTCCGCGAGCGGGTGAAAACCCATATCTCTCTCAAGGCGGCGCGGGACCAGCTGCAACGGCAGAACGAGGTCCTCGAAGAGAAGGTGGTGGAACGGACCCGGCAGATGGAGGAACTGCAGGACGTCGCCATGGTCGCCATGGGCTCCCTGGCCGAGGCCCGCGATCCCGAGACCGGCAACCATATCCGGCGCACCCAGCACTACGTCAGGCTGTTGGCCCTCCGCCTCAAGGAGCATCCGAGATTTAGCGAATTTCTCACTCCCGAAAACATCACCATGCTCTTTAAATCCGCGCCGCTTCACGACATTGGCAAGGTCGGCATCCCCGACAGCATCCTCCTCAAACCGGGCAAACTGACCGACGAGGAATTCACCCGGATGAAGGAGCACCCACGCTTCGGGCGGGACGCCATCGCCGCCGCCATCCACACCATAACGACGGCCAGCAATTTTCTGGTCTTTGCCCAAGAGATCGCCTACGGGCATCACGAGAAGTGGGACGGCTCGGGGTATCCCGAAGGGCTGCGCGGCGACGCCATCCCGGTGGCGGCGCGGCTGATGGCCATCGCCGATGTCTACGACGCCTTGATCAGCCGGCGAGTGTACAAGCCGCCATTTTCCCAGGAGAAAACGGTGGACATCATCCGCGAAGGGCGGGGAAGCCACTTCGACCCGGACATGGTCGATGCCTTTCTGGCGATTACCGAGGATTTTTACGCGATTGCCCGCAGGTATGCCGACTCGGAAGAGCAGGTGCACGACAAGGTCGAGCGTTTGCAGCCTTGA